The region CCGTGCTTGCGCTACAAGTGACGCTTTTTCCCTGCGTCGGAGTAACTAACCACCACGCAATTGGTGACGCTAGTAGCATCTTTGGATTCATGAAGGCTTGGGCTTTCTTTTCCAGTCAAAAACACGAAAACACTTCCCCTGTTTCTTTCCCAGAAGAATTCCGACCATTTTACGACCGATCAGTGATCCAAGATCGGAAAGGTCTAGGAACACATATCTGGAACCGCATGAAAAACATCAGGATTGAGGACACACACGTTCACCGCCTTCCATTAATCACCGACAAGGCGCGGGCAACGTTTGTAGTGACACGAGACGACATCCAACGGCTCAAAAACCACATCCTTTCGCGGCGACCCGATCTCGTACACGTGTCGTCATTTACCATGATTTGCTCGTACGTGTGGAATTGCTTAGTGAAATCGCGGCACGAGACAAATCCAGAGAGTAACGCCGACGAGGACGATTACTTTTTCTGCGCCGCCGATTACCGGGCGCGTTTGGACCCACCGGTGCCCAGAAATTACTTCGGCAATTGCA is a window of Ipomoea triloba cultivar NCNSP0323 chromosome 11, ASM357664v1 DNA encoding:
- the LOC115996972 gene encoding phenolic glucoside malonyltransferase 1-like — translated: MAVNQTVTVLEKAEVAPLPESLFLSHTLIPTIKTSLSLTLQHYSPLAGRVIVSPDNSNLPEIRYVDGDTVPLVFAESNSGNGHFDHLTSDHPRNNTEFHPLVPSLPPISRAADGSGVIPVLALQVTLFPCVGVTNHHAIGDASSIFGFMKAWAFFSSQKHENTSPVSFPEEFRPFYDRSVIQDRKGLGTHIWNRMKNIRIEDTHVHRLPLITDKARATFVVTRDDIQRLKNHILSRRPDLVHVSSFTMICSYVWNCLVKSRHETNPESNADEDDYFFCAADYRARLDPPVPRNYFGNCILGFVGKVKRKQLVGEEGFEEAAVVIGESIHSQLDTNKDDDKWEELILTDL